A single window of Mycobacterium sp. ITM-2016-00318 DNA harbors:
- a CDS encoding OB-fold domain-containing protein, with protein MSASTQPAIDGWFATDGSGLPYLIGGKCHQCGTYVFPPRSNNCPNPACDGDDLAQVPLSRRGTLWSYTENRYPPPAPYPAPDPFEPFAIAAVQLADEGLIVLGKVVEGTLAADLKVGMEMELTTMPLFVDDDGVERIVHAWRIA; from the coding sequence GTGTCAGCTTCTACTCAACCCGCGATAGACGGGTGGTTCGCCACCGACGGATCCGGGCTGCCCTATCTGATCGGCGGCAAGTGCCATCAGTGCGGTACCTACGTCTTTCCGCCGCGTTCGAACAACTGCCCCAACCCCGCCTGCGACGGCGACGACCTGGCCCAGGTGCCGCTGTCGCGTCGCGGGACGCTGTGGAGCTACACCGAGAACCGGTATCCCCCGCCGGCGCCCTATCCGGCGCCGGATCCCTTCGAGCCGTTCGCGATCGCCGCGGTGCAGCTCGCCGATGAGGGTCTGATCGTGTTGGGGAAGGTCGTCGAGGGCACCTTGGCCGCCGATCTGAAGGTCGGCATGGAAATGGAGCTGACGACCATGCCGCTGTTCGTCGACGACGACGGTGTCGAGCGCATCGTGCACGCCTGGAGGATCGCATGA